Proteins from a genomic interval of Candidatus Brocadia sp.:
- a CDS encoding YnfA family protein, whose protein sequence is MEIARSIFFFILAGFCEIGGGYLVWLWLREGKSIWFGLSGAIVLIIYGIIPTFQPANFGRVYAAYGGIFIVLSILWGWQVDKTAPDKFDLIGGLIALIGVIIIMYWPRG, encoded by the coding sequence ATTGAAATTGCCAGGTCAATTTTCTTCTTTATTCTTGCCGGATTCTGCGAAATTGGCGGAGGATACCTGGTATGGCTCTGGCTAAGAGAGGGTAAGAGTATTTGGTTCGGTTTATCCGGTGCGATCGTGTTGATTATCTATGGAATTATACCAACATTCCAGCCTGCAAATTTTGGCCGTGTCTATGCTGCCTATGGTGGCATCTTCATTGTTCTCTCTATTCTGTGGGGTTGGCAGGTTGACAAGACTGCCCCGGACAAATTTGATCTGATTGGCGGTCTTATTGCCCTCATTGGTGTAATTATCATCATGTACTGGCCAAGGGGATAA
- a CDS encoding TolC family protein — MYTHVTFNHRLQRYGFISLIVIACLLIDLPYFWRIAIGSEFPIKAEDKNTQSVNKMISLAEAIHGAVERNPQLQSTRDQVDVAAGALRQSKLYPNPVLELLADQMPTTEIGLNQSQNLVAVTQPIITGGKRGLGIKISEKSKEKNEFERDAVLLNVIADTKKAFCKVIGDQEGLAIARETEKIASSIYKSEKLRFEAGEVAITNVIRAEVESSKARNSVSNAEGNLQNSIKELQTVMGVPEETINGVTGKLLTRPVELSLHDLELKMENNQPFLKASKKNIEMADTQLMLEKRQVIPDINVSAGYQRLTAENIDTVKMSVEIPAPFFNRNQGNIQKGKALARKAKSENLSVYNDLLFQLRRNFNSYNVERKRVIEFRDKILPKAEESLKLITRGYKEGEFNYIDLLDAQRTWAETRISYIESLKSLNQFIADIERLAVTKIGGQ; from the coding sequence ATGTATACGCATGTTACTTTTAATCACCGTCTTCAAAGATACGGATTTATTTCTTTAATTGTTATAGCTTGCCTACTGATTGATTTACCATATTTTTGGAGAATAGCCATTGGAAGCGAATTCCCGATTAAAGCTGAGGATAAAAATACTCAATCGGTGAATAAAATGATTTCGCTTGCAGAAGCTATTCATGGCGCTGTTGAAAGAAATCCACAATTGCAATCGACAAGGGATCAGGTAGATGTAGCCGCTGGGGCATTAAGGCAGTCAAAATTGTACCCGAATCCTGTCTTAGAACTTTTGGCAGACCAAATGCCTACTACTGAGATTGGGCTGAATCAAAGCCAAAACCTGGTTGCCGTAACTCAGCCCATCATCACGGGTGGTAAGAGGGGACTGGGAATCAAGATCAGTGAAAAATCAAAAGAAAAAAACGAGTTCGAACGCGATGCCGTTTTATTGAATGTCATCGCCGACACAAAGAAGGCGTTTTGTAAGGTTATAGGAGATCAGGAAGGGTTAGCTATAGCCAGGGAAACAGAAAAAATTGCGAGCAGTATTTATAAGAGTGAGAAACTCAGATTTGAGGCGGGTGAAGTGGCTATTACGAATGTCATTAGGGCAGAAGTAGAATCGTCAAAGGCAAGAAATTCTGTATCCAATGCAGAAGGCAATCTGCAAAATTCGATAAAGGAGTTACAAACGGTGATGGGAGTTCCGGAAGAAACAATTAATGGTGTAACAGGAAAACTTCTAACAAGACCTGTGGAGTTGTCACTTCATGATCTTGAACTAAAGATGGAGAATAATCAACCATTCCTTAAGGCATCAAAGAAGAATATTGAAATGGCAGACACACAGTTAATGTTAGAAAAAAGACAGGTTATACCTGATATCAATGTATCGGCGGGCTATCAAAGGCTCACAGCGGAGAACATAGACACTGTGAAGATGTCTGTTGAAATACCGGCTCCCTTTTTTAATCGAAACCAGGGCAACATACAGAAGGGTAAGGCCCTTGCAAGAAAGGCGAAGAGTGAGAACCTGTCGGTTTACAATGATCTGTTATTTCAGTTAAGAAGAAATTTCAATTCATACAATGTGGAACGGAAGCGTGTCATTGAATTTAGGGATAAGATTCTGCCAAAGGCAGAAGAATCCCTTAAGTTAATTACAAGGGGATACAAAGAAGGTGAGTTTAATTATATAGACTTGCTTGATGCCCAGAGGACATGGGCAGAAACAAGGATTTCCTATATTGAATCCCTAAAAAGTTTAAACCAGTTCATTGCAGATATTGAAAGGCTGGCGGTGACGAAAATAGGGGGACAATGA